One region of Desulfobacterales bacterium genomic DNA includes:
- a CDS encoding PilC/PilY family type IV pilus protein yields MFTKDGLNMDSKNIRCRSLWRPRMIGFCGFIIALLLWGALPTYGDIDLADEPLFTKVNPPPTNLMIVQDDSGSMTYEILVKDMYDGQFPNPNSTSTQGYCYVFDDMKDGVNYNDEWRYLGEEGRKYWRSQWHEYNVVYYNPYTIYNPWPDYSGKSFVPADTEKPLVHPLQTKTLDLDKKAFNVDGVTIPWAHYFVKSIDGRVYLIIMDADNEENLYYTFTTDGGIEPLDKIQTLTLVSDPPEDIYRDYNSDRQNFANWFTYHRRREFVAKAAIARVMTNPDLTDVRMGILGINNKVVVPLKPVRAVIGGEFNDDTDTLLENLYAYTSRGGTPLKQGLEKVGEYYQANDGTLEGVKGDLPYPSVGGACQQAFTLVVTDGYYSDESHIFKGNTDGSKADPYGNWGGGSEPYEDKYKDSLADIAMYFYAEDLRPGLENLVPTNKWDQAAHQHMVTFAVAFGVSGTLNHKDYEDDRTNPNYMKYVTKKDPPREYGDYVVWPEVTAPRQAQSIDDLWHATVNGRGVFVNAGDPEKLVEGLQQIIKDIKSRQPTSIASVSVNGDRLFGKIGPDLFIFQSSYSYIDYLWFGDVKAYRVNQTTGEVIEDPIEWSAAAKLQSTPWQTRKIFTFDGETFGQQFDFDDLTDDQKAKLGADAENTVDFLSGKDPDSGGNRVNMLGDIVHSSPVFIDDVVYFGANDGMLHAHKAKDGTELFAYVPYLVFDDLKDLADSDYDHKFYVDATPTVQKGEKLLTSGGEQTLLVSGLGAGGKGYFALDVTQPLAMTKSDVLWEFPNKNSSEDHQNDMGYSFSKPVIVKSYSKAHPWIVIFGNGYNSENGDSVLFVLNAVNGSVITKIITETGPDNGLSSPIAVDIDFDDVVDFIYAGDLKGNLWKFDLLSDDAQKWDVAFRNGGQPAALFGATDPDGKPQPITTRPDVMFHPEKHGLMVCFGTGKMLASSDMARTQVQTLYGIWDYGDTFFQAPDSWSPDDNTEFVGEFESRSTDPGVRKLSNPFLSEKVKLLKQTAADVEVDSEGAKITVRILSAEKPLWRTKADPNGDGQFPNPSDSQVNDVGWYLDLDVNTGERIVSDVILRDGILIAIGFIPSQGDCKSGGDSMFMELDAFTGGTIGAIQFDLHEDGIVGEDDLVEVDIDGKKVKIPPSGKKLTGLLQPPAIVQLNETTEKKYLSSSSGGIVEIAEKTAKTGIAYWMELR; encoded by the coding sequence ATGTTCACTAAAGACGGTCTGAATATGGATTCGAAAAACATAAGATGTCGAAGCTTATGGCGTCCTCGGATGATTGGCTTTTGCGGTTTTATAATAGCCCTCCTGCTATGGGGTGCTTTGCCGACCTACGGTGACATTGATCTGGCCGACGAGCCCTTGTTTACCAAAGTCAATCCACCTCCTACCAACCTCATGATCGTACAGGATGACTCGGGCAGCATGACCTATGAGATCCTGGTTAAGGATATGTATGATGGGCAGTTTCCCAACCCGAACAGTACCTCCACACAGGGATATTGCTATGTTTTTGATGATATGAAGGATGGTGTCAACTATAACGATGAATGGCGATATCTGGGTGAAGAAGGCCGCAAATACTGGCGCTCGCAGTGGCATGAATACAATGTGGTTTACTACAATCCCTATACCATCTATAATCCCTGGCCCGACTACAGCGGAAAATCCTTCGTGCCGGCGGATACTGAAAAGCCACTGGTTCATCCCCTGCAAACCAAAACCCTCGACCTGGATAAAAAGGCTTTTAATGTTGACGGAGTCACCATCCCCTGGGCCCACTATTTTGTCAAATCAATAGATGGCCGCGTTTATCTGATAATCATGGATGCAGACAACGAAGAGAATCTATATTATACTTTCACCACCGATGGCGGCATAGAGCCCCTTGACAAGATACAAACCCTGACGCTTGTGTCGGATCCCCCGGAAGATATCTACCGTGATTATAATTCAGATCGCCAGAATTTTGCCAATTGGTTTACCTATCACCGTCGGCGCGAATTTGTGGCCAAGGCCGCTATCGCCCGGGTCATGACAAACCCGGACTTGACCGATGTGCGTATGGGCATACTGGGGATTAACAATAAAGTCGTTGTTCCCTTAAAGCCGGTCAGAGCGGTAATCGGCGGTGAATTTAATGATGATACCGACACCCTGTTGGAAAATCTGTATGCCTACACATCCAGAGGGGGTACCCCGCTCAAACAGGGGCTTGAAAAAGTGGGTGAATATTACCAGGCCAATGATGGTACTTTGGAAGGCGTTAAAGGGGATCTCCCCTATCCGTCAGTGGGAGGTGCCTGTCAGCAAGCCTTTACCCTCGTTGTTACCGATGGCTATTACAGCGACGAAAGCCATATCTTTAAAGGCAATACAGATGGCAGTAAAGCAGATCCCTATGGGAATTGGGGTGGCGGCAGTGAGCCCTATGAGGATAAATATAAGGATTCTTTAGCGGATATTGCCATGTATTTTTACGCCGAAGATCTTCGTCCGGGACTGGAAAATCTGGTACCGACCAATAAATGGGATCAGGCTGCCCATCAGCACATGGTCACATTTGCGGTGGCTTTCGGGGTGTCGGGTACCCTCAATCACAAAGATTATGAAGATGATCGCACCAACCCGAATTACATGAAATATGTCACCAAAAAGGACCCGCCCCGCGAATATGGTGATTATGTGGTCTGGCCGGAGGTAACTGCCCCCCGGCAGGCGCAGTCAATTGATGACTTGTGGCATGCCACCGTCAATGGTCGCGGTGTGTTCGTTAATGCCGGCGATCCCGAGAAATTGGTTGAAGGGCTGCAGCAGATCATTAAAGACATCAAAAGCCGCCAGCCCACTTCAATTGCCTCGGTGTCGGTCAACGGGGATCGGCTGTTTGGCAAAATCGGACCGGACCTTTTTATATTCCAGAGCAGCTACAGCTATATCGATTACCTGTGGTTTGGAGATGTCAAAGCCTACCGGGTCAATCAAACCACCGGTGAGGTTATCGAAGATCCGATCGAATGGTCGGCGGCGGCAAAACTCCAAAGCACCCCCTGGCAAACACGCAAGATATTTACGTTTGACGGTGAAACATTTGGTCAGCAATTTGATTTTGATGACTTGACCGATGATCAGAAGGCTAAGCTGGGTGCAGACGCTGAAAACACTGTTGATTTCTTAAGCGGTAAGGATCCCGACAGCGGCGGCAACCGTGTCAATATGCTGGGCGACATTGTGCATTCATCGCCGGTGTTTATTGATGATGTGGTTTATTTTGGTGCCAATGACGGTATGCTGCACGCCCATAAGGCCAAGGACGGCACCGAGCTGTTTGCCTATGTGCCCTATCTGGTATTTGATGATCTCAAGGACCTCGCCGATTCTGACTATGACCACAAATTTTATGTAGACGCGACGCCGACCGTGCAAAAAGGTGAAAAGCTGCTGACCAGCGGCGGAGAGCAAACCCTTCTGGTGAGCGGCTTGGGCGCCGGCGGCAAGGGATATTTTGCCCTGGATGTGACCCAACCGCTAGCCATGACAAAGAGTGATGTCCTTTGGGAATTTCCAAATAAAAATTCGTCTGAGGACCATCAAAACGATATGGGGTATTCCTTCAGCAAACCGGTTATCGTGAAATCATACAGCAAGGCCCATCCCTGGATCGTCATCTTTGGCAACGGCTACAACAGTGAAAATGGAGACTCGGTTTTATTCGTCCTGAATGCTGTTAACGGTTCCGTAATCACCAAGATTATAACCGAAACGGGCCCGGACAATGGACTGTCCAGCCCCATCGCCGTGGACATTGATTTTGATGACGTGGTGGATTTTATTTATGCCGGCGATCTAAAGGGCAACCTGTGGAAGTTTGACCTGCTCAGCGATGATGCCCAAAAATGGGATGTGGCCTTTCGAAACGGCGGTCAACCGGCAGCGCTTTTTGGCGCTACCGATCCGGACGGCAAGCCCCAGCCCATCACCACCCGGCCGGATGTCATGTTTCACCCGGAAAAACACGGATTGATGGTTTGCTTTGGCACCGGGAAAATGCTGGCCAGCAGTGATATGGCGCGAACACAAGTTCAGACGCTTTACGGTATATGGGATTACGGGGACACGTTCTTTCAGGCGCCGGATAGCTGGAGTCCGGACGACAACACCGAGTTTGTGGGAGAATTTGAAAGCCGCAGTACAGACCCGGGTGTGAGAAAACTGTCCAATCCCTTCCTTTCGGAAAAGGTTAAGCTGTTGAAGCAAACCGCAGCCGATGTCGAGGTCGATTCAGAGGGCGCGAAAATTACGGTTCGAATTCTGTCAGCAGAAAAACCGCTTTGGCGCACCAAAGCCGATCCAAACGGCGATGGCCAGTTCCCAAATCCCTCAGACAGCCAGGTCAATGATGTGGGCTGGTATCTAGACTTAGACGTGAATACAGGCGAACGGATCGTCAGTGATGTTATCCTGCGGGACGGCATTCTAATTGCCATTGGTTTTATCCCTTCACAAGGTGACTGCAAATCGGGGGGCGATTCGATGTTTATGGAGCTCGACGCCTTTACGGGTGGAACCATTGGCGCCATTCAGTTTGATCTGCATGAAGATGGTATTGTGGGTGAAGACGATTTGGTCGAAGTCGACATCGATGGCAAAAAGGTCAAAATCCCGCCATCCGGCAAAAAACTGACGGGACTTTTACAGCCGCCGGCCATTGTTCAACTGAATGAAACAACCGAAAAGAAATATTTAAGTTCATCCAGTGGTGGTATCGTGGAAATTGCTGAAAAAACAGCCAAAACCGGTATCGCTTACTGGATGGAACTCCGCTAA
- a CDS encoding prepilin-type N-terminal cleavage/methylation domain-containing protein — protein MSTDLIRTKSSADRIAGFTLIEVLLCIAILSILFGTVFRSFANVNRSYTNENVKAGVQQKARIGIDLMARDIRLAGLDPLGDANAGFNAANTDTSSVQFTADLNYDGDLDDPFEDISYTLSGNLLQQTSDPGGGTVTATLMDNVTALTFTYLDSEDNILPLPVATDQIRTVVISLTVQRPSGPKGQVSRTYSTRVRCRNL, from the coding sequence ATGAGCACCGATCTTATTCGCACAAAATCCAGCGCTGACCGGATTGCCGGTTTTACCTTGATTGAAGTACTGCTGTGCATTGCGATCCTTTCAATTCTGTTTGGAACGGTCTTTCGCTCATTTGCGAACGTCAACCGTTCCTATACCAATGAAAATGTCAAAGCCGGTGTTCAGCAAAAAGCACGCATTGGCATAGATTTGATGGCGCGTGATATCCGTCTGGCCGGATTAGACCCTCTGGGTGATGCCAACGCCGGTTTTAATGCGGCCAATACCGACACGAGCAGCGTTCAGTTTACAGCCGATCTGAACTATGACGGCGATCTGGATGATCCATTTGAAGATATCAGTTATACGTTAAGCGGCAATTTACTTCAGCAAACCAGCGATCCGGGAGGCGGTACGGTAACCGCCACCCTGATGGATAATGTCACTGCGCTGACCTTTACCTATTTGGACTCAGAAGACAATATCCTGCCGCTGCCAGTAGCCACCGATCAGATTCGAACCGTCGTCATTTCACTGACCGTCCAACGGCCTTCCGGTCCGAAGGGGCAGGTCAGCCGGACGTATAGCACGCGGGTCAGATGCCGTAATCTGTAG
- a CDS encoding GspH/FimT family protein, whose translation MQRIKTKHKTDGFSLLELLVVLAIVAVVSVIVAPNFISWRSNASLRGAAGNLKGDLELSKAKAVRERTPVTVTFLATHYQVTYNDRDGNLKMLRNRKLPGGVRVDLDNTNFAAMGDQTEFNDRGLPQAGSAVLVNKKGEQKTIVVSPLGRIRIK comes from the coding sequence ATGCAGCGTATAAAAACCAAACATAAAACGGACGGTTTCTCACTTTTAGAACTTCTGGTGGTACTGGCCATCGTTGCGGTGGTGTCGGTGATCGTGGCGCCCAATTTTATCAGCTGGCGCAGCAACGCCAGTTTAAGGGGCGCCGCCGGTAACCTGAAAGGTGATTTGGAACTGTCCAAAGCCAAAGCCGTGCGGGAGCGCACGCCGGTAACGGTCACTTTCTTGGCGACGCATTATCAGGTGACCTACAACGATAGAGACGGCAATCTGAAAATGCTGCGCAACCGCAAACTGCCCGGAGGGGTGAGGGTCGACCTGGACAACACCAATTTTGCAGCGATGGGCGACCAGACCGAGTTTAACGATCGGGGACTGCCTCAGGCGGGCAGCGCTGTGCTGGTCAACAAAAAAGGTGAGCAGAAAACGATTGTCGTCAGCCCTTTGGGACGAATTCGAATTAAATGA
- a CDS encoding pilus assembly PilX N-terminal domain-containing protein, which translates to MSKKSRLLKNERGYFLIVSTLMLLALLTIISIAATNTANTEVQVARNDAIYQRNLYLAEGAAMEAVDRIQNDTSPRELGFVVPGLKVIDDDNFMDHWDVEAQNTAFDATGQTRFVAGYEGTPPGFSLGMGQPKIHGFAIYGHTEKQGVTTIKIGYRKAF; encoded by the coding sequence ATGTCTAAAAAGTCGAGGCTATTAAAAAATGAGCGGGGCTACTTCCTGATTGTATCGACACTCATGTTGTTGGCCTTGCTGACGATTATCAGCATTGCGGCCACCAATACGGCTAACACAGAAGTCCAGGTGGCGCGCAACGATGCGATCTACCAGCGTAACCTGTATCTGGCAGAAGGTGCCGCCATGGAAGCTGTTGATCGAATTCAAAACGACACCAGCCCCCGTGAATTGGGCTTTGTCGTACCTGGGCTTAAGGTCATCGATGATGATAATTTTATGGATCATTGGGATGTTGAAGCCCAAAACACGGCATTTGACGCCACCGGCCAGACCCGATTTGTGGCCGGTTACGAAGGAACGCCGCCCGGTTTCTCCCTGGGAATGGGCCAGCCAAAGATACATGGCTTTGCCATCTATGGCCACACCGAAAAACAGGGCGTGACAACGATTAAAATCGGGTATCGTAAAGCGTTTTAA
- the purQ gene encoding phosphoribosylformylglycinamidine synthase I, with the protein MRDVNVMVLAGYGLNCDNETAHAFALAGARTQMVHINSLINGDAHLEDFQIMVFIGGFSWADDHGAGVVQAVRLKTHIGQQILEFVEQGNLILGICNGFQALVNFGLLPGFDHDYTQRCLALTFNDCGNFRNQWVHLKINPASPCVFTQGIASAEFPVRHGEGKFYADQDTLARLLKDNQVALQYCRSDGRLAEGRFPDNPNGSLHDIAGICDPTGRIFGLMPHPEAYNHWTNHPDWTRSREKARRQDLSPQDHTTVGIRMLQNAVNYVRSA; encoded by the coding sequence ATGCGTGATGTGAACGTGATGGTTCTGGCCGGTTACGGCCTAAACTGTGACAATGAGACGGCTCATGCGTTTGCGCTTGCCGGAGCCCGAACACAGATGGTCCACATAAATTCACTGATTAATGGGGACGCCCATCTGGAAGATTTTCAGATTATGGTCTTTATCGGTGGATTTAGCTGGGCTGACGATCACGGGGCCGGTGTGGTCCAGGCGGTTCGACTCAAAACCCATATCGGTCAGCAGATCCTGGAATTTGTCGAACAGGGAAACCTGATTCTGGGTATATGCAATGGGTTTCAAGCGCTGGTCAACTTCGGCCTTCTGCCGGGCTTCGATCATGACTATACCCAACGCTGCTTGGCGCTGACCTTTAATGATTGCGGCAATTTCAGAAATCAATGGGTCCACTTAAAGATCAACCCCGCTTCACCCTGTGTGTTCACCCAGGGTATCGCGTCGGCCGAATTCCCGGTACGCCACGGGGAAGGTAAATTTTATGCCGATCAAGATACCCTCGCCCGTTTGTTGAAAGATAACCAGGTGGCGCTTCAGTACTGCCGGTCCGATGGGCGTCTGGCTGAAGGACGCTTTCCCGATAACCCCAATGGGTCTCTGCATGATATCGCCGGTATCTGCGACCCCACCGGGCGCATTTTTGGTCTGATGCCCCATCCGGAAGCCTATAACCACTGGACCAATCATCCCGATTGGACCCGCAGCCGTGAAAAGGCCAGGCGGCAGGACCTGTCACCGCAGGACCACACCACCGTGGGCATTCGCATGCTGCAAAATGCCGTCAATTATGTTCGCAGCGCTTGA
- a CDS encoding GspH/FimT family pseudopilin, translated as MMQRNSGLTALELATTIAIVAVIAALVMPPYLKWNRARRLEGAVVNLTSDLEMAKIRAIRENAFVVVDFDADSYTMFVDTGDGVGGPPNWNQDTDERQILNRKMPAGVQIDTGSLSFPTVNDKMRFNARGIPPDLVLPEIIPVANAAKDRQVSINRLGFISIQ; from the coding sequence ATGATGCAAAGAAATTCAGGTTTGACTGCTTTGGAACTGGCGACCACCATTGCGATTGTGGCTGTGATCGCTGCTTTGGTAATGCCGCCCTATCTTAAATGGAACCGCGCGCGCCGCTTAGAAGGTGCCGTTGTTAATTTGACATCGGATCTTGAAATGGCCAAAATACGCGCCATTCGTGAAAATGCGTTTGTCGTGGTTGATTTTGATGCCGACAGCTACACGATGTTCGTTGATACGGGTGATGGTGTCGGCGGACCGCCCAACTGGAATCAGGATACCGACGAAAGACAAATTTTAAACCGCAAAATGCCTGCCGGTGTGCAAATCGACACTGGTAGCCTTAGTTTCCCGACGGTCAATGATAAAATGAGATTCAATGCCCGGGGGATACCGCCCGATCTGGTCTTGCCTGAAATTATACCGGTGGCCAATGCCGCTAAAGACCGGCAGGTGTCCATCAACCGTCTGGGATTCATCAGTATACAATAA
- a CDS encoding PilC/PilY family type IV pilus protein yields the protein MKKAVWVAMILMVISTISGWADDTEIYGTVTNPDLEPNILIVFDSSGSMSTEDVPGTPYDPATVYAGSYSTDAVYERYWSWGSWSFQWRVFADDVADLNCTWIKDDLLAQGYAYGRIYSSSYACGGSRRRLRMGNFMNYDESGIGETKSRIEVAQQVITDLVNNTTGVRFGLMKFNWDQGGQLVAPCGTDKSTLITEIGNINADGWTPLAETLAEAGLYFAGMSSWYNTGVTYTSPMQERCQKNYIIVMTDGQSTQDIDSRLTGTPYINGDVIGDYDNDHSGSEADYEDDGSDYMDDVAKYLYENDCHTTLGDGTTFDKQKIVTYTIGFKTSHALLQNTAANGGGEYFTADNISELAMAFDQILSAISEENAVFVAPVVPISRMNRTYAGDKIYLGFFKPQQSGRWIGNIKRYGLDSSGILYDATGMEACTSDGLIKNNTLSYWTILGADGPDVEKGGAAEVLDLLIDSPAARHLYTYTGLASDLTHSANAFEDANVNITLGDLGVATSTERTDLFNMVHQGRLGDIIHSEPAVVHYPDPDGNPATDDAKTIIFSGSNDGVLHAFDDDDGSELWGFVAPSQLGRLKLLNNDDHDYFIDGSPSVYYGSSQKIMIVGERRGGHNYVALDITAHDAPAWLYSIGATALDPNPTNNPDTDSYELLGQSWNRPQTVTVATDVTTSETGIPPTCSVTVTNDVQDVFLIPGGYDNNQDLDTPGATDAVGRALFAVRVADGQLVSGLNFNAIDHTSLGMTHSIVDVSGIDHDGDGIVSRIYTGDLGGNIFAFKDDEVMSFCGGSKTRSVANGVWSSQKLFSASAADGIQRKILYAPDVVGEDYGEYIFFGTGDRSDPDDTGVANRFYAVQNDWSGGVTMDENDLIDVTDDLIQLGTEAEQQAVKTSLENGNGWFIRLENLGEKVVASPRVYGGVVYFTTYTPDSGGGGGGDPCAASTVRGVARLYAVDYKTGASVSDFSAVVEYDGDGNTVDLGKKDRVIAIGTAIPSAPVIAILEGGARIFIGVEGGIVSMPTIVTPDMYRYYWHQIF from the coding sequence ATGAAGAAAGCCGTTTGGGTTGCAATGATATTGATGGTGATTTCGACCATATCTGGTTGGGCCGACGATACGGAGATCTATGGAACGGTCACCAATCCGGATTTAGAGCCCAACATCCTGATTGTTTTTGACTCTTCGGGCAGTATGTCCACCGAAGATGTGCCAGGCACACCTTATGACCCGGCAACCGTTTACGCGGGGTCCTACAGCACGGATGCGGTGTACGAACGCTATTGGAGCTGGGGCAGCTGGTCCTTTCAATGGCGTGTTTTTGCAGACGATGTGGCAGATCTGAATTGTACCTGGATAAAGGATGATCTGCTAGCACAGGGCTATGCTTACGGCCGTATCTATTCATCCAGTTATGCCTGCGGTGGTTCTCGTCGACGCTTGCGCATGGGCAATTTTATGAATTATGATGAATCCGGAATAGGGGAGACCAAAAGCCGGATCGAAGTCGCCCAGCAGGTGATCACCGATCTGGTTAACAACACCACCGGGGTGCGCTTCGGTCTGATGAAATTCAACTGGGACCAGGGCGGCCAACTGGTGGCGCCTTGCGGCACTGACAAAAGCACGTTGATCACCGAAATTGGCAATATTAACGCCGATGGCTGGACACCCTTGGCAGAAACCCTGGCCGAAGCCGGGCTTTATTTCGCGGGCATGAGCAGCTGGTACAACACCGGTGTCACCTATACGTCCCCCATGCAGGAAAGATGTCAGAAAAATTACATTATCGTCATGACCGACGGTCAGTCGACCCAGGATATCGATTCCCGGCTGACGGGCACGCCGTATATCAACGGCGATGTCATTGGTGATTACGACAACGACCACAGCGGCTCGGAGGCTGATTACGAGGATGACGGCTCTGACTATATGGATGATGTGGCCAAATACCTTTATGAAAATGACTGTCATACCACCCTGGGTGATGGGACGACTTTTGACAAGCAAAAGATCGTCACTTACACCATCGGGTTCAAAACCTCACATGCCTTGCTGCAAAACACGGCCGCCAATGGCGGCGGGGAGTATTTTACGGCCGATAACATCTCGGAGCTGGCCATGGCCTTTGATCAGATTTTGTCGGCCATCTCCGAAGAAAATGCAGTCTTTGTGGCCCCGGTGGTTCCCATCAGCCGCATGAACCGGACCTATGCCGGCGACAAGATCTACCTGGGATTCTTCAAGCCCCAGCAGAGCGGACGCTGGATTGGCAACATCAAGCGCTACGGTTTGGACAGCAGTGGTATTTTGTATGATGCCACCGGCATGGAAGCCTGCACATCCGACGGTTTGATCAAAAACAACACCCTTTCTTATTGGACCATACTGGGCGCTGACGGTCCGGATGTGGAAAAGGGCGGTGCTGCTGAAGTTCTCGATCTGCTGATTGACAGCCCTGCGGCCCGCCATCTGTATACCTATACGGGTCTGGCTTCGGATTTGACCCACTCGGCCAACGCCTTTGAGGACGCCAATGTGAATATCACCCTCGGCGACCTGGGGGTAGCGACCAGCACCGAAAGAACAGATTTGTTCAATATGGTTCATCAGGGCAGACTCGGTGACATCATACATTCTGAACCGGCTGTGGTGCATTATCCGGATCCGGACGGCAATCCGGCCACCGATGATGCCAAAACCATTATTTTTTCAGGCTCCAACGATGGCGTTCTACATGCTTTTGATGATGATGACGGCAGTGAACTTTGGGGATTTGTTGCCCCCAGCCAGCTGGGTCGTCTGAAATTACTCAATAATGATGACCATGACTACTTCATCGATGGTTCCCCCTCTGTGTACTATGGTTCCAGCCAGAAGATCATGATCGTCGGCGAACGCCGTGGCGGTCACAATTACGTGGCCCTGGATATCACCGCCCATGACGCTCCGGCCTGGTTGTATTCCATCGGGGCCACTGCACTGGATCCCAACCCTACCAATAACCCGGACACCGATAGTTACGAGCTGCTCGGCCAATCGTGGAACCGGCCGCAAACGGTCACTGTGGCGACCGATGTGACCACCAGCGAGACCGGCATACCCCCGACCTGCAGTGTAACGGTCACCAACGATGTGCAGGATGTGTTTTTAATCCCCGGCGGCTATGACAACAACCAAGATCTGGACACCCCCGGTGCAACCGATGCGGTCGGTCGGGCGCTTTTTGCGGTGCGCGTAGCCGATGGTCAGTTGGTCAGCGGATTGAATTTTAACGCCATTGATCATACCAGTCTGGGGATGACGCATTCCATCGTGGACGTCTCTGGCATTGACCATGACGGTGACGGTATTGTCAGCCGCATTTACACCGGCGATTTAGGGGGCAATATCTTTGCTTTTAAAGACGATGAAGTGATGTCATTTTGCGGCGGCAGCAAAACAAGATCGGTTGCAAACGGTGTCTGGAGTTCTCAGAAACTGTTTTCCGCCTCTGCGGCGGATGGTATTCAGCGCAAGATTCTGTATGCCCCTGATGTGGTGGGCGAGGACTATGGCGAGTATATCTTTTTTGGCACTGGCGACCGATCGGATCCGGATGATACCGGTGTGGCGAATCGTTTTTACGCCGTCCAAAACGATTGGTCGGGTGGTGTCACCATGGATGAAAATGATCTGATAGACGTGACCGATGACCTGATCCAACTGGGCACCGAAGCTGAGCAGCAGGCGGTCAAAACAAGTCTTGAGAACGGAAACGGCTGGTTTATCCGTCTGGAAAATCTGGGTGAAAAAGTGGTGGCGTCTCCCAGAGTATATGGTGGGGTGGTCTATTTTACAACCTACACCCCGGATTCCGGCGGCGGTGGCGGGGGTGACCCTTGTGCGGCTTCCACCGTCAGAGGTGTTGCACGCCTGTATGCGGTGGATTACAAAACAGGCGCTTCGGTCAGTGACTTTAGCGCTGTGGTTGAATACGATGGCGACGGTAATACCGTTGATTTGGGTAAAAAAGATCGCGTGATTGCCATTGGCACCGCAATTCCATCGGCACCGGTGATTGCCATTCTGGAAGGCGGCGCCCGCATATTTATCGGTGTTGAAGGCGGTATTGTCAGCATGCCCACCATCGTAACACCGGATATGTACCGCTATTACTGGCATCAAATTTTTTAG
- a CDS encoding prepilin-type N-terminal cleavage/methylation domain-containing protein: protein MRIRRIHKVAQNDRGFSLIELLIAMCVMALGMLAAASMQYSAVRNNTTGNTSTQANMLAKATLEMLKGQDIESTALAVGDYVDPSPVDADGNPGGIYNRSWRIDPLGASTRRISVTVAWTRFGSTRQVTMRTNTMGSGV from the coding sequence ATGAGAATCAGAAGGATTCATAAAGTTGCCCAAAACGATAGGGGATTTTCGTTGATTGAACTGCTCATCGCCATGTGTGTCATGGCGCTGGGCATGCTGGCGGCCGCTTCTATGCAGTACTCGGCCGTGCGCAACAACACCACCGGAAACACTTCCACCCAGGCCAATATGCTGGCCAAAGCGACACTGGAAATGCTTAAAGGCCAGGATATCGAATCAACGGCGCTGGCGGTCGGGGACTATGTTGATCCTTCCCCGGTTGATGCCGACGGCAATCCGGGCGGCATTTATAACCGCTCCTGGCGGATTGATCCCTTGGGGGCTTCGACGCGTCGCATCAGCGTGACGGTGGCCTGGACCAGATTTGGCAGCACCCGGCAAGTTACGATGCGCACCAATACCATGGGGAGCGGCGTATGA